Proteins encoded in a region of the Bacillus marinisedimentorum genome:
- a CDS encoding sigma-54-dependent Fis family transcriptional regulator → MWDRFVADGQLDGELDRVVQDSWMRSKAYQVDPFQKKGNLADKKVLSEKQKQLIEIASPLMEGLYSIVKGSGFLVILCDGDGILTKVIGDDTVKLEGESILFMEGADWSEQAIGTNAIGTCIVEKKPLQIFANEHYAQICHPWTCSASPVFDPDGSVAGVLNMSGSFENVHPHTLGMVMSAVKAIEYQLKLIEESEVHYFMQKYLEATTNTLTEGLIITDQKGKIIKTNNRLQKMLRLRDSDLQGKKLSETFLNKTFRQKNRKIQDKEVRLKMPGRNFSAHMLVNVTPVYDSEQLIGSLVSMKEIHKVRQFVNHLSGNQAKVSFQEMTGNHPRFIQRITDAKMAAHTDSNVLLLGESGTGKDMVAQAIHNESSRKDKPFIAINCGGIPRDLLGSELFGYAEGAFTGARKGGSPGKFELADGGTLFLDEIGEMSLEMQVLLLRVLQDKEIVRIGGQKVTPVDVRIIAATNKDLKREVEKGSFREDLYFRLNVMPVNLPPLRERIEDIPLLVRHFANKLSTRLGRDIPSIDPGYFEPLFRYSWPGNIRELQNVVERSMNRLRTDVLTYADLPEELKDTAPLAEKRVELPKKDEMKKMALLESIKVSNGNMSKAARRLGVSRSTLYRQMRRFGIEERV, encoded by the coding sequence ATGTGGGATCGGTTTGTGGCGGATGGGCAGTTGGATGGTGAGCTGGATCGGGTGGTGCAGGATTCCTGGATGCGGTCGAAGGCGTATCAAGTCGACCCGTTTCAAAAGAAAGGGAATCTGGCTGATAAGAAAGTATTATCGGAGAAGCAAAAGCAATTGATTGAGATTGCCTCTCCTCTTATGGAAGGACTGTATTCGATTGTGAAGGGCTCGGGTTTTCTCGTCATATTGTGTGACGGGGATGGAATCCTGACGAAGGTCATAGGTGATGACACAGTGAAACTCGAAGGAGAGTCCATCCTGTTTATGGAGGGTGCGGACTGGAGCGAGCAGGCAATCGGCACGAACGCGATCGGGACCTGCATTGTAGAGAAGAAGCCGCTGCAGATTTTTGCCAATGAACATTACGCGCAAATCTGCCATCCGTGGACGTGCTCGGCATCTCCGGTTTTTGATCCGGATGGGTCGGTTGCCGGGGTGCTGAATATGTCGGGTTCGTTTGAGAATGTCCATCCGCATACGCTTGGCATGGTGATGTCCGCTGTAAAGGCGATCGAGTACCAGCTGAAACTGATCGAGGAATCAGAAGTCCATTATTTCATGCAAAAGTACCTGGAGGCGACCACCAATACATTGACAGAAGGCTTGATCATCACCGATCAGAAAGGGAAAATCATTAAAACGAATAACCGGCTCCAGAAAATGCTTCGACTTCGGGATTCCGATTTACAGGGGAAAAAGCTGAGTGAGACCTTTTTGAATAAAACGTTCCGCCAGAAGAACCGGAAGATCCAGGACAAGGAAGTCCGCTTGAAGATGCCGGGGCGGAATTTTTCAGCGCATATGCTCGTCAATGTTACCCCGGTGTATGATTCCGAACAGCTGATCGGTTCGCTGGTTTCGATGAAGGAGATTCATAAAGTCAGGCAGTTCGTAAACCACCTTTCGGGCAACCAGGCGAAGGTGTCGTTTCAGGAGATGACCGGGAACCATCCGCGGTTCATCCAGAGGATTACGGATGCAAAGATGGCGGCTCACACTGACTCGAATGTTCTTTTGCTTGGGGAGAGCGGGACGGGAAAGGATATGGTTGCCCAGGCCATCCACAACGAAAGCTCCCGGAAGGATAAGCCTTTCATCGCCATCAACTGCGGCGGAATTCCGCGGGATTTGCTTGGCAGTGAACTGTTCGGGTATGCAGAAGGGGCGTTCACCGGTGCCCGGAAAGGGGGAAGCCCGGGAAAATTCGAACTGGCGGACGGCGGCACGCTGTTTTTGGATGAAATCGGTGAGATGTCGCTGGAGATGCAGGTGTTGCTGCTTCGGGTGCTCCAGGATAAGGAGATTGTCAGGATCGGCGGGCAGAAAGTCACGCCGGTGGATGTCCGGATAATTGCCGCAACCAATAAGGACTTGAAGCGGGAAGTTGAAAAAGGCAGTTTCCGGGAGGACTTGTATTTCCGCCTGAATGTCATGCCGGTCAATCTCCCGCCGCTCCGTGAACGGATTGAAGATATTCCGCTGCTGGTCAGGCATTTCGCCAATAAGCTCAGCACCAGGCTAGGGCGCGACATCCCATCGATTGACCCGGGTTATTTCGAACCGCTGTTCCGATACAGCTGGCCCGGGAATATCAGGGAACTGCAAAATGTCGTGGAGCGGTCGATGAACAGGCTGCGGACAGATGTTCTGACGTATGCCGATTTGCCGGAAGAGTTGAAAGATACGGCTCCGCTCGCTGAGAAAAGGGTGGAACTCCCTAAAAAAGATGAAATGAAAAAGATGGCGCTGCTCGAGTCGATTAAAGTAAGCAACGGAAACATGAGCAAGGCCGCCCGCCGGCTTGGCGTGTCGCGGAGCACGCTTTACCGGCAGATGCGGAGGTTCGGAATAGAAGAGAGAGTATGA
- a CDS encoding thiamine pyrophosphate-dependent dehydrogenase E1 component subunit alpha encodes MYENMYKIRYYEDTMVEAYGEGKAPVFNIGAGPVPGEMHLATGQEPAAVGMCAHLIKEDTVTAPHRPHHHAIAKGVDLKKMTAEMFGKETGLGKGKGGHMHLFDPEVKFSCGGIIAAGIPHAVGAALAAKKKKHDWVAVAFIGEGAANQGAFHESVNLAALWKLPFIIVVENNKYGISVPQTASTSVPSNQLRASAYGIEGFHVKDNDPVAMYEASEAAVKRARNGEGPAIIEIETDRYLGHFQGDPELYRDENEVTMLRKNDPIQRLAKILTEEHGISEEEISAMEARAKQEVDEAYAFARESAYPAPEAALEDVFVRNTFRKELV; translated from the coding sequence ATGTACGAGAACATGTATAAAATCCGTTATTACGAGGACACGATGGTCGAAGCATACGGGGAAGGGAAGGCACCTGTATTCAACATCGGGGCAGGGCCGGTCCCGGGTGAAATGCATCTTGCGACAGGGCAGGAGCCGGCGGCGGTGGGCATGTGCGCCCATTTGATTAAAGAAGATACCGTTACCGCCCCGCACCGGCCGCATCACCACGCAATCGCCAAAGGGGTCGATTTGAAAAAGATGACCGCCGAGATGTTCGGAAAAGAGACAGGCCTCGGCAAAGGAAAAGGCGGCCACATGCATTTGTTCGATCCGGAAGTGAAGTTTTCATGCGGAGGCATCATTGCGGCCGGGATCCCCCATGCAGTCGGTGCGGCCCTGGCGGCTAAGAAGAAAAAGCACGATTGGGTGGCGGTCGCTTTTATCGGGGAAGGTGCCGCCAACCAGGGTGCATTCCATGAGTCTGTCAATCTGGCGGCGCTCTGGAAATTGCCGTTCATCATTGTCGTTGAAAATAACAAGTACGGCATCTCTGTTCCGCAAACGGCTTCAACGTCGGTGCCATCAAACCAATTGCGGGCAAGTGCTTACGGAATCGAAGGCTTCCATGTGAAGGATAATGATCCGGTTGCGATGTACGAAGCATCTGAAGCTGCCGTCAAACGGGCCAGGAATGGCGAAGGGCCTGCAATCATCGAGATTGAAACGGACCGTTATCTCGGCCATTTCCAGGGCGACCCGGAATTATACCGTGATGAAAATGAAGTGACGATGCTGCGGAAGAATGACCCGATTCAGCGCCTGGCAAAAATCCTCACTGAGGAACATGGCATTTCGGAGGAAGAGATTTCCGCGATGGAAGCGAGGGCAAAACAGGAAGTCGACGAGGCTTACGCGTTTGCGAGGGAAAGTGCATATCCGGCACCGGAAGCGGCACTGGAGGATGTGTTCGTGCGAAATACATTCAGGAAGGAGCTTGTCTAA